The Monodelphis domestica isolate mMonDom1 chromosome 5, mMonDom1.pri, whole genome shotgun sequence DNA segment atgtgtctttttttaCAACATAACGAAcagggaaatatgcattatatcataacatatgtacaacctacatTGTATTACTAAAATTTCTTCTACACTGTAGGGATTAGGGGCATGATGTCCCCACAGTCTGGAAAACCTGTACCTTctgtaccagagaagtctgaattttttctttttcttttctgggttgtttacagtaccttattgtaaaatatgGATTAAGTATTTGGTCAGAAACTATATATAGGTCAATTAAGTAATAATactatatgaaaaagaaattttaaaatataaaataaatataaaaaatttcaaatggaaCAAATTTGAGGAGAATAATCCCGAACATATTGaacagatattatatatatatatgtatatacattttatgcatttatgaattactcaacttttaaagatatctctaTATTTCTAACCTTTGTATATGATCTGCTGGCTTGTTCTTTTTacaactttaactttttacttattttaactttaaaaaataaattgtgtatatgtatggtattaaaagagaaaataggttGATATATAATTCTATTCATCTATTTATGCATTTAtgggtttctaaactttttccgTGTTCTCTGCTGGTCTTCAtatgtcatctgtggcttctgtAAAACTCCCCCCAATTTCCCATTTAACTTCTTATACTATTTCACAATATATTGAAATCCAAATagggaaagtcacaatgtggaagaGTGCCTTCTTGGagaagggtggaagggagggagaaaacatggatttcaagatgtcagaaaacaaatattaaaaatcgTATCTACATATagtatagaaagaataaaaatcagaTGTTTTAAAAGAACCCTAAGGATTTATAGTCCATTTAGACTGTGAGGTATGGTATGGAGACAGCAAGGAAAGTAGAAATGAAACATGGCTTCTTGGGAAGTGAGTGACCTTCCTCCAAAATCAATACACTCTGGGACAAAGTTCTGTTCTCTCTGTACTAGTTTAGGATTTAGAAGATAGATGAAGATTATAGACTCAAAGGATTTTTCATCTAAATCTACATTTTCAGCTTTCAAATGAGAAGACCAAAGGTTGTAATGGCCATAAGAAAGGGAGAATCCAGATCTGTTGACTCCAAATACAGACTTTGAGAAGagacttttttttctcctctacttTCCAGAAATGTAGAAAATATTGATAAGACTATTTCTTAGTATTTTTATTGTAAACATTTATTTCCAGTCCTGAAATTCCACGTACCTCTGTTGTCTCTGTTTTCTTTGGCACTCAGCATTTGACTAGTGGTTACATGACAAGAATAATGATTTAGTGTTTGGCACAGCATATGAATCCCAGATTCTATTTTCAAGTCTTCACTGATTTGCTGTGCAGcatctttgaacctcagtttcttcatttgtagtgAGGATATTATTACTCACAGGGATATCATGAGGAATGTTTagataatgatttaaaaatgatCAGAGATCCTTCCTTGAAAAGGTTCTAGTCCATATAAAGTATTACAGCTGTTTTAAACATATCCTCCAGCCTCCAGAAGTATTAAAATATGATTAATATAGTAGCTTTATAAGGATTTAAATATCTAATAACTCAGATCAATCAACGTGAATTTagtaagtccctactatgtgtctCTCACTATGCTCAGCAcagtgtatacatgtgtgtatgtatgtgtgtgaatctgggtgtgtgtatgtatgtagctaggtggccaagtggatagagtgcttgctCTAGAATCTATCAGCTGGgcgaccctgggtaagtcacttaaccctgtttgcctcatttttatcatctgtaaaatgagctggagaaggaaatggtaaaccattctagtatctttgccaagaaaaccccaaatgggagttATGAAGAGTTGAATGTGattggaaaaatgactgaacaactatatatatatatacacacatatgtacacatacatatacatgcatgtatacactTGTCCATACACACGTGCATaatgcatgtatacacatatagatgAGACCTAGAATTTCATTGGTGTAGAAAATTCTCAATGAGGAAATCTAATGAACCAATAAAAGTGGACATCTCCTCTACAACTTAAAGTCTTAGAGTTGCCTAGTCCTAGAGAAACCAATGGGAGGTTATATGTCTTGCCaggggtcacacaaccagtgtaTGTCAcaggtgagacttgaactcagtttttcctgacttccaaggccagctatttatttatttactaccCCATGGTCCCTCGTGGGAGCTAaggattcaaagacaaagaatgaaactGTCTGGAAAactgaaatatataaggaatatatatatatatatatatatatacatatatatatatatatatatatatatatatggaattctTTCATCCAATAGTGGactgaacttaataaatatttcaatatattccAAAAGCATTGCAACATAGCCAGCTTTGTCTAATCTTCAGAACTATTCTTAGTCATTAAAAGTGATGGaagagacttaaaggaaaccttaaggccatctagtccaacctttcgTTTATACACAAGTAGAAATTGAACCCCAGTGGAATATATTGGTTTCCCAAGGTTACCCAGCAAGTTGGTGGTAAAGCAGGGACCAACATTCAAGTCTATTTCTACGTAAGGGCTTTTCTCACTATAGGAGGATCCAAATGTTgtcacattaaaaaacaaacaaacaaaggccCTGGAAACTGCTTGCCCATCCTCTTCCTACTCCCagaaatccagcttcagattAATCATCTATTAACTGAAttacaatgattaaaaaaaattttttttttcaattaagcatcttctctccctctcacctttCCCATCCtgattggaaaaaagaaaagaaaagaaaacaaaatctttgtAACCAATATACATAGTCTGTCCCATTGGATAATTTCTTTGAGGGAGAggccttcatttatttatttgttgtttatttatttatttgtttgtttgtttcacttGTGCCATTCTTTGCAcctccaacacttagcacagtgactggcacatattaattgtttaataaatgggGGTATGCTGACTGCACTGACTGATTCAAAGGGAAGTAAGAAGTAGATACCTTAATACATAATGGCAACACTGCAAAGACAAGTTTGaaagacttgaattaaaatgatttttaatattgcTCGTTCTTCTTGGCCCCTTTTCCCCAAATGCCTGGAATACTTCTACAAGGAAACCACTTTTCCCTGTCCCTAGCTCTCTAGCTACAAtagattctctgtctctctgtctctctgtctctctgtctctgtctctgtctctgtctctgtctctgtctctgtctctgtctctgtctctctctctctctctctctctctctctctctctctctctctctctctcacacacacacacacacacacacacacacagagcctccCACTCCCTTATTCCATGTCAGAAGCAGCACATGCTGTTCCTGTCCGGGGGTTCAGGACCCCTACACTGGCTCCTGCGCGTGTGCCTGATCGGTTCCCCAGCAGCCCCACACAGGCGCTGCGTCCCCTCTCGTTGGCAGTTCGCTATCCCCCTCAATTCCCCCTCTCCTCCCGGCTCCCTGTGGCATTTGGAGGCTCCCACCGTCGGCTCCAAATGTTTTCCATATTTGTTCAGCCTCCGTGATTCAAATACCGGGAGCGGCTCAGCCTGCGCCCAGCCCAGTGAGCTCCCGGGGGCCGCGCAGCCCACCCACCCACCGGCCATGGGCCAGGACGAGCAACTACCAGCCTCCAACGCTCCCCAAGGCAAACCGAGGCAGGGGCCATCGGCGCCCTCCGGGGAGCGGGGCACCGCCTCAGGGGCCCAGTGCGACCTGGAGCcgaagaaaggcaaaagggacCCCAAAGCCTGCGGGGAGGAGGAAGCCCGAACTTGCTGTGGCTGCCGTTTCCCGCTACTGCTCGCCCTGTTGCAGATGGCCTTAGGCATCGCTGTGACAGCTGTGGGCTTTGTTATGGCAGGCGTCAGCTCTTCCTTGCTAGTCAGAGATACTCCATTTTGGGCTGGGATCAGTGTAAGCATAAAGTCTGTTTTCCCTAAGTGCGTTTGCCAAACAGGAATGCAAAGCTGCATGGTACATTTCAGACTAACTAACCCAAACTTGCATGCCCGCCGCTGCCCCAGACCTGAGCTCCTCTAACTCGCATCCTGCCTTGTGATTCGAACCTGATTGACTTTTTCAAGGGGAAACTGCCTGGGGTCCACTCTCTGGCTGGTTTCCCTGAGTGTCAACTAGATACCTGAATAGAATGTCGCGACGCTGAGCGGGTAGCTGACATCGAGTGGGGCATATCCATTGATCACACTGAATCTTCTCAGCAGCTATAGCGAGTTGGGTTTTTGTggtttcctttctcccctccataACGGGTGAAGGAGTCAGATCAGAGGCAAAAACAATACTTCGAATAAGTATATTTAGAAGGACTGTATTCTGTCTGGTCTTCCAATTTTTACAAAGCCCCAAACTTGAGATGAAGTTACATCAAGTTAGCTCGTTTAAAATGTTGTCAGCCCCAGCCAGAGTCCGCTGTAGCTCAGAGGAACACTGCCACATTTCACCGAGGGACCATAGCCTCTTGGCTGAATCATGGGTGGAGTTACTGACAGAAGTATATCTGGGACTTTGTATAAGTTATGCATGTGTATGGAGCTAAATACCACACAGCCATTATGAGTGTTGTCTTGCAAATGCACGTGGCTGGCATGACAAAATTGTGTCCATTTCTAACTTAGTATTCCTTtctaatcacattttaaaatctaGTGTTTAAACCAGTGTCTCATATTAAGTGGATAGATTCctttttatatgtaataattttgaAAAGTCTTAATAAAACCAAATCAGGTAAATAGGAGTCATATAAAGCGCTAATAGTGTTCTATTAGTATAGATCATTAAAGGTGGAGGATAAAAGATGTCAAAAAGCAAATCATTACTGCTTTGAAGATAATTTGAACTCACAAATGAttagttttctttattaaatCATTTCCCACTGATAAATATTCAATTGGTATGCTAATGGTTTCTACACAAGTAGTTTTCTAAGTAACCTCTAAAAACTAGACTTTACACAAATATGCATGGTAGATGTATTTCATTAGCTATTCAAAATACTAAGAAAAAGAGCTTTTGTTATAAGGTTttggaagcatttaaaaaataatatataagagGCTGCAAATTGAAGTGTGAATTCTGGTCTTCATTCTGTCACTAAAATTTTAACCTCTGGCAAATCATCTCtcctctatgggcctcagtttccttattctaAAATAAGGAGATGGCATCAGATGATTTCCAAAGCTCCTTCTGAATCTTAAGTGTCTATGATTCTGTGGATGAAAAGTATCTGAGATTGTatttttcagcctttttttcttcttgtcttatCTAAAAAACTCAGTCCacaaaaactgaaaaagagaatTAGAATGGATATCTAGCATCATATTCAAGTCACAATCTCCAAGATATGCATTATAGCATTCTAACATTTAGGTAATTGTCTTAACCAACattgtcataatttttaaaagcatgtatTTAGTTATTAATTGCATGTTGTTAAAATAGATGtggtaaaatttttttatttggttctttcAAAATATGCACCTCTAATGACATTCTTTTAGCTTAAAATGGCATACTTTCCAAAGAATGCATTTTGAACAGAATATTATACTGGTTATACTCTGAAACTGGTGAAGAAGTTGCTTCAAAGAGAGTGATAATGGGATGCAATATTGTTAGCTACCTCAGATCAAATAGGCTTGTATTAGACTTTGTAGTGTTGCTGGTATGGTTCACCTTTCCTTACTCCCATGTAGCCACCACTCCTGGCTTTCCAAGAAGGAGTATACATTTTCTGGGAGTAAGGCTCTGGGAGAGAGGTATTACTAAGTCAATTGTAAGTGGCACCAGCTCATCACTGTTCTtatggaagtcatttaacttgctCCATTCCTAAAACTTATTTGAACTACAGGAAGATGTATAGCACCTCTGCTTTCTTTCCAGGCCAGGCTTTATTTTGCTATTAGCTAAAATTGTGTGGGAGGGTGgtcaagtagtagtagtagtagtagtagtagtagtagtagtagtagtagtagtagtagtagtagtagtagtagtagtagttgttgttgttcttgttgttgttcttgttgttgttgtatttCTTGTTCATTCAAtcctgtctgactttttgtgaccttgTGGACCAGGCACTTCAATATCcatgaggttttcctggcaaagactggagtattttgccacttccttcttcacTGGATCCTCTTTTGTTAGAACTCTCCACTATGACTTGTCTTGGGTAACCCTGCCTGGCATAGTTCATAGTTTCATTGAGCTGTGTAAGCTCCTATGCCACAAAAAGGCAGCAATCAAGGACAGGAGGTTATAGTTTGGACTCTCAAAAACTATCATGGGATGATACAACAATGAATTTAGAAGAACGTGGGCCAAAGCATCCCTATCATCTTAGGAAAATGAGCTGGCCCAGATTTCTAGGGAAGGTAGGTCTGTACTAGATCAGTCCTTGCCCAAGACAAGGAATTAAAATAGAACCAAATCATTCTCAAGGACTCAAGCTTCTGACCTATCAACTTATTGCACCTCTAAATCTCAATCTATGCCTTCTTACGCTTTACCTTCTGGTTTCAGTGTACccctatttttgttgtttttattacaaGTAGGTTACCATAACTCTAGTGATAGCCTTGTGTAGTATTTCCACCATGGACCTTGTTGGTTGCAGCAATGTATGGGAAACTACCTCTAATGGTGCAAATTAGCAACTCATCTGTACTTTATAGTCTTAGTGAAGTATGAAATAGCTCATTTGTGGATTCACAGTCAAAAtgtttcagaaaaagaacttcaactctggtcttcctgactccaacaccAGCCTTCCCTACACCATACTGGGCAGCCTCCCACATACTTTGTACTGTCCAAAATTGCACTTCAGCTGACTTCAGTCTTTGGAGAACTCAGTGTATAGT contains these protein-coding regions:
- the SSPN gene encoding sarcospan; this encodes MLFLSGGSGPLHWLLRVCLIGSPAAPHRRCVPSRWQFAIPLNSPSPPGSLWHLEAPTVGSKCFPYLFSLRDSNTGSGSACAQPSELPGAAQPTHPPAMGQDEQLPASNAPQGKPRQGPSAPSGERGTASGAQCDLEPKKGKRDPKACGEEEARTCCGCRFPLLLALLQMALGIAVTAVGFVMAGVSSSLLVRDTPFWAGISVCVVSYLGLFMLCVSYQVDERTCIQFAMKLFYFLLSALSLIVCVLAVAFAAHHYNQLTQLICKDTLDSCQCKMPTSDPLSRAFVYQDVSDCTSITSTFKLFLLIQMVLNLLCAMVCLLACFMMWKHRYQVFYVGVRLCSLTTSEGQQQKV